ATCAGATCGATGCCTTCAAATTTCAAACGCATGCGAAAAAATTCGTCGATCCTGCGCGTATGAAACAGGGAGGAGACCACCATGATCTTGTCCAGTTTCCGGGATTTGCAATAGCGGGTAATGGCTTCAAATTCTTCGAATGTGCTTGTCCCCTCTGCCAAACTGTCAATGGCCGCGATCGGGACTCCGTTTTCCTGCAAAACCCTGCGTGTCGCTTCAAAACTGAGGTCGCAAATGCCATACAGTTCGAGGGAAGGATTGGTTTCCCCGCCCAGACAAACCACTTTTGGAGACCATCCTTGCTTGTAAAGGACTGCTGCCTCACGTCCTCGGTCAAAAGAATTCCCCGAGAGTACAAACATCGCATCAACTTGGGTGAGTTCGTCTTGAACAATGAGGAAATTACCGATTTCCCGCAAAATTTGGCGGTAGAAAATGGCAGCGAGGAGCATGATCCCGAGCAAGATGCCCAGAAAAATGCGCATTTTTTTGACCTTTCGGACCTGTGGTGGATGAGCTGCTGTTGCCATCTCCCGCCAAAGTACGTAATTCCGCAGCATGAAGCACCTTCGCCGCCTTCCACTTTCCATTTTGGCCGTGTTCCTCGGCTTTTTTGCGGTGTCCCTCGCGTGGGCATGCAACCGTGAACCGAGCGAGCAGGAGCGCCTGACGCGGGCGCGGGCATCCGCTTACATGGTCAAGGACAGCAGCCTCCAAAATCAATTTGACATCACCGCACGCGGCTTGGAGATGTTTGATGTCGACACGCTCAATCCTGACCGCGTGCCCGAAGCCGTGATCTATTGGGATGAAGTCTCGACTTTCAGGAAGTTGTTGCGTGCAATGCCCATCGACTCCTTCGTTGCGCTCTATACGGCCAAAGGACAGAATCATTGGGACCCAAGGCAGTTTCTTCACATTCCTGAACCGCCACTGCCGTTTATTCCGCAGCAAAATATTGACAAGCCTTTGGCGGGAATGCGAATTGCCTTGGATCCGGGGCACGTCGGCGGAAAAATGGAATACGCCAAGACGATGGAGGAAAAGTATGTGCTCATCCATGCCGATCCAACGAATGGTATACCTGAAGAAATCGGATTTTGTGAAGGCAACCTTGCCTTGGGTACCGCCCTCATTTTGGCAGAAAAGCTCCGCGCAGCCGGCGCCGAAGTGTTGCTCACCCGTGAAAAGGAAGGCCTCAATGCCTTTGGTGTCTCATTTGAAACGTGGCTCGATTGGCAGGTCAATGCCTACGAATCCTACCTCAGCTCCCGAAATATGGCCATCAACAGGAGTGACTCTGCAGCGTGGAGGGTGAAATGCGCCGCCGAAAACTACATTCGTGACTATGAATTGGAAGGCAAAGACGCGATTTGGTGGCGAACCAAAGCCACCTTGGCACATGTCCATCGAATTCCCTTTCTGAAAGCTGAATTCCTGGAACGCGCCCGCCTCATCAATGCTTTCAAGCCCCATGCGACCCTGATCATTCATTACAATGTCGGTGAAAGCAACAATGCCAACAACGACGGCTACCGATTGGGCATCCCCGAAAACTACTGCATGGCCTTCATTCCCGGAAGTTTCATGAAAGGCGAATTGAAGGAACCGGAAGACCGCATTGCCTTTGCTGCCAAGCTGCTCACTGACGATCTCGCACGTTCCCAATCGCTCTGTAAATACGTGGTGGAGGCTCACGAACGTCGGTTAGGCGTTCCCGTAATGGAATGGGACGAACGGCTCCTGTACCTGAAGAATGCATCCTTGCGAACCGAAGCCAAGGGCGTATTTGCCCGCAACTTGCAATTGACGCGCTTGATTCATGGCACCCTTTGTTTTGGCGAAAGCCTTTACCAAGACAATATCGTGGAGGCCAAGCAGCTCAATGCCAAGGATTTCGTATTGCCCGGGATGACCACGCCCTTGCCCAACCGCATTCGGGAGGTCGCCGATGCCTACTATGAAGGGTTGTTGGCTTGGGTAAATGCACAATGAACTTCGTTTTATTCTTCCAAAAGCAACCCGCGCATTAGATTTGTCCCATGATTCCCAACGCATCCCTCCCTGAAATCCGGCAGCATGTTTCTTTGAAGGCCTTCAATACCTTTGGTTTGGAGGCTTTTGCGCAAAATTTTGTGACCGTTCGCACCGTTGCGCAATTGGGGACGCTCCTGCACCAACCAGAAATCAAGGGGATGCCCAAGTTCGTTTTGGGAGGTGGGTCCAATATGTTGCTCGTCGGCGATATTCCCGGATTGGTCATCCACAACCAAATCAAGGGGTATGCGGTCTTGCGAGAGGACGATACTACGGTGGATGTCGCCGTTGCGGGAGGTGAAAATTGGCACGAATGGGTCTTGACGGCATTGGACAACGGTTGGGGCGGAATGGAGAATCTATCCTTGATCCCGGGGAATGTCGGGGCCTCGCCGATCCAGAATATTGGCGCCTACGGCGTCGAAATCAAGGATTTGTTCCTGCAACTGCGGGCCATCCACCTGGAAACAGGGGAGGAGCGTATTTTTTCCCTTGAAGAATGCCAATTCGGATACCGGGACTCGGTCTTCAAACGTGATTACCGCGGTCAGTTTATGATTGTCGAGGTTGTTTTTCGGCTTCAAAAAGCGCCCCATAATTTGAACCTCGACTACGGAGCGATCAAAGACGAATTGGCCAAGGCTGGCGTCACCGCCCCGACGATTCGGGATGTGAGCAACGCCGTGATTGCCATTCGCCAAAGCAAACTTCCGGATCCGGCGCAAATCGGCAATGCGGGCAGTTTTTTCAAGAATCCCGAGATTCCCAAAGCCCAGTTTGATGTGTTGAAGTTAAAATTCCCTTCGGCGCCGGGTTATGTCATCGATCAGGAAACGGTCAAAATCCCTGCGGGTTGGTTGATCGAGCAGGCCGGATGGAAGGGCAGGCGTTTTGACAACTACGGCGTCCATGCGCAGCAGGCTTTGGTGCTCGTCAATTACGGCGGTGCAAAGGGCGAGGAAATTTTGGCCCTCTCCTCGGAGATTATGGCCGATGTTCTGCAGAAATTCGGGATCGCGCTGGAGCGGGAAGTCAACGTGATCGGCGCTTGAAGTACCCATTCGACGATTCGATTGTATGTCCTAGAAAATTGAACTTCAAAATCTGAGGCGATCCATGGCGGTTTTGTTGGTCAGGCCGTCGAAGTGATGCGCGAGTTGCTTATTTTTCCGACCAAGACGATGCAATTGGAAAATTCGAGTACATCTACGCCGCTGATGCAGCCTTTTGAAATTTCAATCGCCCGCTGGGCCATGTGGTTGTCGGCGTTGTTGGTTTTTGTGGTCGTGATGTCGGGAACCGTTCGGTACACCGAGGGCGATGCGCGTTATTCCTTGCTGGCCACGACGGCACTCCTTGAGCAGGGAAACCTGCGGATGGATGCCTACGTGAATGAACTCGACCTTGAGGCGCTGAACAACGGCCACAACTGGATGATCTTCCGTTCGGGCGATGCCGGACATTTTTACTACGATTATCCCGTGGGTACGCCGATTTTCAGCATTCCCTTTGTGTGGATCGGCTGGGCTTTGGGGATGAATCCGGCGGTGATCGCTGACGATACGTCAATGCAAATCGGGATTGCAGCCATTTTATGTGTGGCAATTTTCCTCTTGCTTTTCCGGCTTTCCAACCTTTTTCTCGGCGAATGGGCAGCTTTGCTGTTTTCCTTGGGCATCTTTTTTGGCACGACGTTTACCAGCACATTGGGGACAGCATTGTGGAGCCAAAACTTCCAAACATTGTTCACGATGTTGGTTATCCTGGAACTGGCGGAATGGGAGCAAGGAAAACGCACGAAAATCCGTGGGGCTTGGGTCGGATTCCTCCTTTTTGCGGCTTATCTCTGCCGACCGACATCCGCGGCCTTGATCTTGCCGGTGATCGGGTATCTTGCTTGGCGCGACCGTAAGTCACTCCCTTGGACCCTCGCAGTTTCGGGCGGATTGTTCCTTTTGTTTCTGCTCTGGTCTTGGCTCGAATTCCATATGATTTTGCCGCGCTACTATGACCCGCGGCTTTGGAGGCCTGGGAAAGGATTCATCGAGCATTTGCTTCCCTTGTGGTTTGGGCCTGCGAGAGGACTTTGGTCCTTCACACCAGTCCTTTTGCTTCTTTTTGGCGCTTGGGCGATGAAAAAGGTTCGCTTTCAACCCTTGCATTTGTTGGTTTGGGTTTGGCTGATCTTCCATACGATTTTGTTGCTCCGCTCGCAGTCGCCTTGGGCTGGGTGGACATTCGGCCCCCGTTTTTTTACCGAAATGATCCCGGGGTTTGCGGTGGTCTTGTTGATGATGGCCAAACATTTGCCGGAAATGCCTCCCAAATTGCGAACGGGATTGGCGGCAAGTTTTGTGTTTTTGAGCGGAATCGGAGTGTATATCCATACCTTCCAAGGGCTCAACAACCTCGAGACGCAAGCATGGAATGACAATCCCAACATCGATCAGAACTGGAAAACACGCCGCTGGGACTGGCGTCATCCCCAATTTCTGGCCTCCGAGTACCAACGCGCGAAATTGGCCCAGGAGACAGCGCTGGAATTGCAAATACTGCAACTTGCCGGGCGTTTACCGAATGGTGTCTCGATGCTTTACGGCCCACCCGATCCAAATGTGCGGCAATGTTTCTCCAGGTGGAACCGCCAAGACCATTTTGGCAAGCAACAAACGTTGTACAATTCCTTGTATGCCTTGGAATCTTCTGGCGAAAAGGAATTTTGGTTTTCCTCCAACCAACTCTCCGAGGTCAGGGAAATTCCTGGAATTGTCATCGACAGCCTTTCCTTTGTGCGGCTTTGTCTGGGAGACTTTCTGAAGGCAAATTCGCAGCATGAAATTTTCCTTGCTGGAAAAGACGATGCAACAACGGGACCTGCATTGGAAACAAGAGCCTATCTACAATCGATCCATTCGCAGTTTGACAGCGTTAAGTTGCGGGAAAGTTATATTGGACATATCAGAGGTGGGAAGTTGATCCACGAGCAATGGGGCCCTGAAAAGCAAGAATACGTCGCCCAAGGGCTCAAGAAAGTACGGGTAGTTTCTGCAGGATTATTTGTAGGAAACTTTGCAACTATCCTGCTCGACGGCCGCGAATGCAGCCTCAACAACCGCGGTATCAACGTATTGGTGTTGGACAATTCACGCGAAGTGGTTTGGACGACAAGTTTTGATACTCATGCCGATGACCGGGAACGGGTTGTCTTGATGAAGGCAGTTTTACCAAAAAGCGGATTGCAATAATGAAAGGGCGCTCTAACAAATCATGTTGGAGCGCCCCATTCGTTAAGCTTCGAACCATCGCTTCACCTGTTTGCGCCGTTCGCAATTGGCAAAGCTATTTTCCAGCTTTAAAGCCAGATTATTTCAGCACCTTGGTGGTCTTGACCACTTGTCCATTCGACAGCAAGGAACCGAAGTATGCTCCCGTTGGAAGGTCAATTGGCATTTCAAACTGTCCGGCAGCTTGGTTCAATTCCTTTGTAAACACCAGCTTCCCGAGCACATCGCGCAATTCGAATGCGGTTGCGACCTCTGTCTGAGCCAATTCGAAGCGGACCATTGATTGTGCCGTCATCGGATTTGGGAACACGGAGAGGAGCACGTTGCTGTCAAACGGGCTGTTGACTGCGACGGCGCCACGATCGACGACATCAAAACCGTCCACACCGCCTTCGACGACGTTACCTTGAGGATAATCCCCTGCGATGAAACGCACTTCCATGTTGGCGGTCAACGTGATATAGTTGCTCACCACAAAGCTGTCTTGCTGCCAGAAATTGGAAAACAGGCCAAACACACGCTTCAACACCACGGTGGACTGTCCATTGCTGATTTCGACGATCAAGCTGTCGTTGGGATTGCCGTTGCCACCGCCATTTGCAAACCAACGATGGTAGCGCAAAACCGGCGTATTGTAGGTCGTCAAATCCATCGTCGGTGAAATCAGGGTAACTTCGCCTGCATCGACATCGTCATCGCCGATTTGTCCGCCACCGTTACCGGTCACGAAACAGAGGTCGCTGATGTCGCCATTGATATCTTCTTCTGGATTAAACTCTTGGTTTCCAAAACCAAACGTTCCGACCGGTTCCTCGCGAACCCAATCCCCTGAATTGGCATTGCTCTGCGTGGCCCATCCAAAGTCGAGTGCAAAATCGTCGTAGTAGCCTTTGGGCAACTCAATCGTGATCGTATTGACGGACTGCGTCGCATTCACCACCACCTGTCGCGTCACCCAGCCCCATTTGCCACCAATGACATTGTAATTGCCGGCAATAAAATTGGGATCGACAACCTGTCCGCTGCCGTTGGCCGTGTAAGGTGTTTGGCTTGCTCCGGAAATTTCATTGAAGACGACTTTTGCATTGGGAATCGGATTGCCCGTCCCGAGTTCGATGACATTGACCGTGACGCTCACGCGGTTGAGCGGGCGCAAGGGAATGTTGGCGGTTACCAAAACA
The window above is part of the Bacteroidota bacterium genome. Proteins encoded here:
- a CDS encoding N-acetylmuramoyl-L-alanine amidase — its product is MKHLRRLPLSILAVFLGFFAVSLAWACNREPSEQERLTRARASAYMVKDSSLQNQFDITARGLEMFDVDTLNPDRVPEAVIYWDEVSTFRKLLRAMPIDSFVALYTAKGQNHWDPRQFLHIPEPPLPFIPQQNIDKPLAGMRIALDPGHVGGKMEYAKTMEEKYVLIHADPTNGIPEEIGFCEGNLALGTALILAEKLRAAGAEVLLTREKEGLNAFGVSFETWLDWQVNAYESYLSSRNMAINRSDSAAWRVKCAAENYIRDYELEGKDAIWWRTKATLAHVHRIPFLKAEFLERARLINAFKPHATLIIHYNVGESNNANNDGYRLGIPENYCMAFIPGSFMKGELKEPEDRIAFAAKLLTDDLARSQSLCKYVVEAHERRLGVPVMEWDERLLYLKNASLRTEAKGVFARNLQLTRLIHGTLCFGESLYQDNIVEAKQLNAKDFVLPGMTTPLPNRIREVADAYYEGLLAWVNAQ
- a CDS encoding YdcF family protein — translated: MRIFLGILLGIMLLAAIFYRQILREIGNFLIVQDELTQVDAMFVLSGNSFDRGREAAVLYKQGWSPKVVCLGGETNPSLELYGICDLSFEATRRVLQENGVPIAAIDSLAEGTSTFEEFEAITRYCKSRKLDKIMVVSSLFHTRRIDEFFRMRLKFEGIDLILRGADENAFEEEAWWKEEPGLLFVNSEYIKLFYYWLKF
- the murB gene encoding UDP-N-acetylmuramate dehydrogenase, producing the protein MIPNASLPEIRQHVSLKAFNTFGLEAFAQNFVTVRTVAQLGTLLHQPEIKGMPKFVLGGGSNMLLVGDIPGLVIHNQIKGYAVLREDDTTVDVAVAGGENWHEWVLTALDNGWGGMENLSLIPGNVGASPIQNIGAYGVEIKDLFLQLRAIHLETGEERIFSLEECQFGYRDSVFKRDYRGQFMIVEVVFRLQKAPHNLNLDYGAIKDELAKAGVTAPTIRDVSNAVIAIRQSKLPDPAQIGNAGSFFKNPEIPKAQFDVLKLKFPSAPGYVIDQETVKIPAGWLIEQAGWKGRRFDNYGVHAQQALVLVNYGGAKGEEILALSSEIMADVLQKFGIALEREVNVIGA